In Methylobacterium sp. WL1, the sequence GCCGATTGGCTCGTGCGCAGCCACGTGCCGGCTTGGTTCCGCCTGGCCAAGCTGAACGTCGAGGCGGACGAGCTGGCCGACCTGGCCGAACTCACCGACGTCGCCGATCTCACCTCCCTGTGCGATCACCTGAAGCGTGCGCGCAAGCGGGCCGCGGTCGCCAATCTCACCCTGCGGCAGACCGGCTCCGCGGTCCGGGCCGCGGCCTGGGATGCCACCCAGCAGGCCGCCTGGATCACCGTCCGGGACGCCTTGGAGGAGGCCGGGCCGCCGATCCTCGCTGCCGGCTGGGATGCGGCCTATGCGGCCGCCTACGCGGCGACCCGGGCCTACGGGAAGGCGCCGCTGGAGCCGACGCGTCGTGCGCTGGAGCAATCCGCCCTCGCCCTGGTCGAGCGTCTGATCGAAGCGCGAGACTCGGACTCGGCCGGGCCCGAGGCGCCGGCAGCCCCGGCATCGATGCACCTAAGCGCCGAACTCCGACCATGAGCGGCGGCCAAGGATTTGACGGGGCGCCTATCGATCCAACCGGAGCCAGCGCTTCGGCCCTCGCGGGGGCCCGCTGCCTCGTGCTGGGCGGCGCCGGCTTCCTGGGCCTGAACCTGTGTAACCGCCTCGCGCAAGCCGGCGCCGAGGTCACCTGCTTCAGCCGCAGCCACCCGCAAGCCGAGGTCCTCGACCGGCGCGTCGCCCGGGTGACCGGACAGTTCTCCGACCGGCTCGCCATCGCCAACGCGGTTGAGCGTCAGGACATCGTCTTCCACCTGATCGCCGGATCGATCCCCGAGAGCTCGAATCGCGACCCGTCCGCGGAGCTCGCGGCCGCGCCGATCGCCACCCTGCACCTGCTCGAGATTTGCCGCTCGGCCCGGATCAAGAAGGTCGTGTTCGCGTCTTCCGGTGGGGCGATCTACGGGATCCCGCACGCTATCCCGATTCCGGAACATGCGCCGACCGACCCGATCTCAGCCTACGGCATCAGCAAGCTGATGATCGAGAAGTCCTTGCATCTGTACCGGCATCTCCATGGGATCGATTATCAGATCCTGCGGATCGCCAATCCGTATGGCCGGTTCCAGCTCGGCAACAGGCACCAGGGCTTGATCGGGAGCTACATCCACCGCGTGCTCGCGGACCTGCCGCTGGAGGTCTGGGGCACCGGCGAGGTCGTGCGCGACTTCCTGCACATCGACGATGTCAGCGATGCCTTCCTGGCCGCCATCCCGTATGACGGGCCGCACAAAGTGATGAATGTCGGCAGCGGTGCGGGCCTGAGCGTCAACCAGATCATCGCCGAACTGGAGCGGGCCTTCGGGCGCGAGCGCCTGCCCTGCGTGTACAAGCCGAGCCGCGCGGCCGACGTGCCGGCCAACGTGCTCGACACCACGCTGATTCGGTCCGAACTCGGCTGGCGGCCCCGGGTCGCCCTGCGCGACGGGCTCACCGGTACGATCGACTGGATGCGGGCCCATCTGGCG encodes:
- a CDS encoding NAD-dependent epimerase/dehydratase family protein, producing the protein MSGGQGFDGAPIDPTGASASALAGARCLVLGGAGFLGLNLCNRLAQAGAEVTCFSRSHPQAEVLDRRVARVTGQFSDRLAIANAVERQDIVFHLIAGSIPESSNRDPSAELAAAPIATLHLLEICRSARIKKVVFASSGGAIYGIPHAIPIPEHAPTDPISAYGISKLMIEKSLHLYRHLHGIDYQILRIANPYGRFQLGNRHQGLIGSYIHRVLADLPLEVWGTGEVVRDFLHIDDVSDAFLAAIPYDGPHKVMNVGSGAGLSVNQIIAELERAFGRERLPCVYKPSRAADVPANVLDTTLIRSELGWRPRVALRDGLTGTIDWMRAHLAEARGDGALSNPAR